One Neoarius graeffei isolate fNeoGra1 chromosome 9, fNeoGra1.pri, whole genome shotgun sequence genomic window, aagttggtcagtaaaactattaaaaatcttttctttgtgcttttgtcagttaaataaagatgCACGTGGATTAACAAGTcacagatttttctttttattgcattttggaaaatatccctacttttctggaaatgagatttgtattttttttaaaaatgtgaaaaatgttaCAACTGACCCCCTTCTATAAAACGGTTAATGCAACAAAATATCAGACAATATTATACAAATATGATGAATATCATTtgccattcaatattggtaaatgGTTTCCATTTATGATCATCAACATCTTGCATCAGTTGTAGCACTACAGGATTTGCATCAACTGTGTTATGTAgagtaaatattattaaaaactaTAAACTCACTCAGTACAGTATGTGACTATTTGCCATTGCACTGTTTCCTGTGGGTGTCTTTCTTATTCAGGTCTGAGGATAAGGTGCAGTATCATTTGCTGTTTATAAGAGCTTATAACTCTTCTGACTGAGATGCAGTTCATCCCACTGATGATTAGAGCATTCTGGGTCTTGTGTCCGAAACTGCAAGATCAACTTTAAATGATTCCAGAAGTGAAACATTATTTTCAGTTCAGAAGAGTGAAATTCATCACTGGATAAATTTGCACCAAAATTACAGTTAATTCTCAGTGCTTAAACATAAGTAAGTGCCGTGTGCTGTTTCTGATGTAACTGAGGAGTGTAACAGGTCATAATGTGTCTCTCGAAAACTCCTCCTATTAAGGAAGTGCCAAGTCTGACATGACCAAAGTCCTTCATTAACAGCCTGCAGTGTTCTGCTCTGGTGAGTTGAGATTTATTCTCAGTTTATGGAGAAATCTGTGTCTCATTTTCAGCACAGTGAAAGGAAGTGATGATTAACTGAACCTACAAAGTCATCTATTTAGCTTTAAAGAAACCTGAAATCAGGGTGTGATTACTTTTCACAGAAGTGAAATTGAAACTCTGAGCATTCGGACGAGAgagaacaacaacagcagcaaacgAAATGGCTTCTAAGTTTTCAGAGGAGGATTTCTCCTGTCCTGTGTGCCGTGAAACCTTCAAGGATCCTGTTGTTCTGCACTGCAGTcacagtgtgtgtaaagtgtgtttgCAGCAGTTCTGGGAAACCAAAGGATCCAGAGAATGTCCTCTTTGTAGGTTGAAGTCATCTATGGATAATCCTCCCATAAACCTGGCCTTAaagaacctgtgtgagactttctTACAGGAGAGAAGTCAGAGATCTTCATCAGAGTCTGAAACAGTCTGCAGTCTGCACAGTGAGAAACTCAAACTCTTCTGTCTGGATCATCAACAgccggtgtgtgtggtgtgtcagATTTCAAGAAAACACACCAACCACAAATTCTGCCCCATTCATGAGGCAGTAACAGACTGTAAGGTAAATAAAACGTACATATGAACTCATGGGTCACATGTGAACAAATGCTGTTGTTCATAATTATGACAATTACTTTTCAATCAATTTAGTTCATCTGAGTTCAAATAATATCTAAAACACAGAGACTCCATGCAGCGTGTTAATTTATTTCAGGAGAAGCTCAAAACTGCACTGAAGCCCCTACAGGAGAAACTGAAGATATTTAAAAACTGTAAATCGAAATGGAGTCAGACTGCAGAACATATAAAGGTTAGAATCAATAACATGGGTTTGATATTATAATTGGATTTTGTTTCATTGCATATTTCAGTTATGTTTCATTTGATTTTCTCTTCACTGCAGATTCAGGCCCAACACACAGAGCATCAGATTAAGGAGGAGTTTGAGAAGCTTCACCAGTTTCTACGAGATGAAGAGGCAGTCAGGATCACTGCACTGAGAGAGGAAGAGGAGCAGAAGAGTCAGATGATGAAGGAGAAGATTGAGAAGCTGAGCAAAGATATATTATCTCTTTCAGGCAAAATCAAAGCCATAAAAGTGAAGATGAGAGCTGAAGACGTTTCATTCTTAGAAGTGAGGGTCATTTAGTCAGTATTTATACTGTGAGAAAATAAAACTTCTTTCCATCATCAGAAACATCACATTTCATTGGTGTAAAAAATGTAAATCATATCCACTGATATTTGCTTTGTTGTTTTACAGAACTACAAGGCCACAGTGAAAAGGTGAGTGAtttgcttcctgtctctctcattctctgtgtttctgaatccaaacccacagcaacactgactcctgaatgtttttgcagagcccagagcacactgcagcatccagaggagctttcaggagcactgatccatgtggcaaaacatctggccaacctgcagttcaGTGTCTGGGAGAAGATGAAGTACACCGTCCAATACAGTAAGACAATGgcataggtttggtattaacattggtagggacataaacccaatgccaacccccagtggcgccaacttcaggtcaacataccgtaagagggtcacaatattttgctccattgtgttccaccaaaagagtatccatcatctctccaaagtccagacttttaaaatttgaagttcagaactgtaataattcctgaataataataataataataataataatatgcagttcattgggcagcatggtggtgtagtggttagcactgtcgcttcacagcaagaaggtcctgggttcaagtccagtggccggcgggggcctttgtgtgtggagtttgcatgttcttcctgtgtctgcgtgggtttcctccgggtactccggattcccccacagtctaaagacatacaggttaggttaattggtggctctaaattgatcataggtgtgaatggctgtttgtctctatgttcagcactgcaatgacctggtgacttgtccagagtgtaccctgcttctcaaccatagtcagctgggataggctccaccttgcctgtgaccctgtagaacaggataagtggttacatgatgattaactcattctaccaacttgcaaatgtgttttacaagtgaataacgcattgactgtcgggagggtgtatgttcctttccctcataaatggaagtaaaacacatccggagccttaaacactgcattccatgaggctggcaggggcaGTCGGCTCTCTTCTATGGGATCTttcactagttttagaatgctagtttaagctgatatgtgattgatctaacggtaaaacaggacgagggctcGAGAACCTTTTTGACACGTTGAAAGTTTACAATTTTATTTGGCAACAGAatgcatctgaattctgattggttgttgtatctgaattctgattggttgttgtatctgaattctgattggttgttgttatattattgcccttctgttgtcttcttgagcccagaacggcagggagagggggaggagggagtgacagggttctacagagaaaagtttttagccCCCGCTTTCAAATGAAGCCCCTTGAGAGCCAATTAGTTCAACAGATGTGTGTTCTCGGTATgggacgttttcaaaagagaggcgggaggaaccaaacatttctgatccagaaggcggaggctgttttgcttattacgtgaaaatgtttgatttgattaaaaggtgtctgggcctccaacaatgtccacatcacc contains:
- the LOC132892134 gene encoding E3 ubiquitin-protein ligase TRIM39-like; the encoded protein is MASKFSEEDFSCPVCRETFKDPVVLHCSHSVCKVCLQQFWETKGSRECPLCRLKSSMDNPPINLALKNLCETFLQERSQRSSSESETVCSLHSEKLKLFCLDHQQPVCVVCQISRKHTNHKFCPIHEAVTDCKEKLKTALKPLQEKLKIFKNCKSKWSQTAEHIKIQAQHTEHQIKEEFEKLHQFLRDEEAVRITALREEEEQKSQMMKEKIEKLSKDILSLSGKIKAIKVKMRAEDVSFLEALIHVAKHLANLQFSVWEKMKYTVQYTPVTLDPNTSHPGLIVSDDLKSVRHSDEKQKLPDNPERFDEYWCILGSEGFNSGTHCWDVEVGDCTWWNVGVMTEYAQRKGVIFCRSGIWCVRYYDDKYRAVSTPHAFTQLSVAQKLQRIRVKLDWDRGKLSFSDPLTNTHLHTFTHTFTDKLLPILGVFGSIKILPLEWSVRVNQLS